One Marmota flaviventris isolate mMarFla1 chromosome 16, mMarFla1.hap1, whole genome shotgun sequence DNA segment encodes these proteins:
- the C16H18orf32 gene encoding UPF0729 protein C18orf32 homolog: MVCIPCIVIPVLLWIYKKFLEPYIYPMISPFVSRIWPKKAVQESSDKNKGKVDCKGADRNGLPTKGPTGTYDKKKD; encoded by the exons ATGGTGTGCATTCCTTGTATTGTCATTCCTGTTCTTCTCTGGATCTACAAAAAATTCCTGGAGCCATACATATACCCTATGATTTCCCCCTTTGTTAGTCGCATATGGCCTAAAAAAGCTGTACAAGAATCCAGTgataaaaacaaaggcaaagtAGACTGCAAG ggTGCTGACAGAAATGGATTACCAACAAAAGGACCAACAGGAACCTATGATAAAAAGAAAGACTAA